The Paenibacillus mucilaginosus 3016 genome includes the window GCCGTCCTGTATTTCCCGTTCAACAAGTATCCGTACACGGGAGACCATATCCGTGATGCGATCGCCGCCGGCCATCCGGACGTCTGCACGATCGACCGCGACGGAGCCGACGAGAACCGCGCCGAATCGCTCCAGGGCATCCCCACCAAGACAGGCTATGACCGGGACGAGTGGCCGATGGCCATGTGCGAGGAAGGCGGCGCCGGCGCCGATGTCCGCTACGTGCCTTACTCCGACAACCGGGGCTCGGGCTCCTGGGTAGGCAACCAGCTCTCCGTTTACCCGGACGGCACCCGGATCAAGTTCATCATGTCGTATAACTAGACGAATGCAAAAAGCCCTGCTTATGCAGGGCTTTTGAACACCTATCCAAGGAGGTCCGGCACATGTCCGATCCCTTACAAACCTGGCCGAAGCAGGAGCTGCTGATCTCCTATGCCCAGCTCGCCGTCTACGCCTCCGGACTGTCGAATCCGTTTCCCGAGTGGACAGACCGGCATCTCCGGCAGGGCTTTGCCTGGCGGCCGGGCAGCGTTTCGTTCGCCGCCCTGGAGGACGTCCACAGCGAGATCATGGTTTCCCTGGGCGGGAAACCGGCACCCGACAGGGACGCCGTACGCGCCATCTCCGTCCCATTCACAGTTACAGGGGGCGGCGGCATTACGGTCAGCAGCATTTTGTCCCGTTCGTACTCCTACGATCTTCCTCATGGAAGCTATGAGCTGCTCTTTCAAGCCGTACCTCTGCCCGCGCCGGAGCCCAAAGCACCGAAGGTCCGCTACCTCCTGCATTTCACACCGAACGCTCAAGCCGAGGCACAGATCCTGAAGCGGGATCAGACCCTTGCCCCTACGCTGCCGCTGCTCATGGAAGCCGAACCCGCTGTTTCCTGACCGATACCCGAAAACCGAACATTAGACGACAAATTTAGAGTTATTTGTAACGGAATTGAAATCTATTATTCATCCTGCCTTAATGTCGCTGTTCTATAATAAATCTCGACCCCCTTTTTAATATATAAACCCTTTAGGCCCGCAGCCCGTTGCTGTGGGTCTCTTTTTTTGATGGCGGCCATATGATTCGGAGAGGAGCCTTCCGTCCAATTAAACTTATCACTTGAAAAGGAGATGCACCCGATGGATATGCCCATCTATGCCGCCCTGGCCTGCGCTTACCTGGTCCTCATCGCCTTTGGCTGGAGCCGGGTCCGGGAGCAGGGCGACTTCAGCTATTCCTCGATCCCCCTGCTCGTGGCCCTGGGACTCTTCTACGACAATGCCATCATCGCCGCGGGCGAGTGGATCGGCGAAGGCCGCACGCTGCGCTTCCTGAGCACGTTCCGTTACTGGACGCACGCCCTGTTTACTCCTGCGCTGGTCCTCTTCGCATGGGACACCCTGCGGCGCGCGGATCTTCGCTGGGCCCAGCACCCGTGGAGCCGGGGAGCGGCCTGGCTCGTAACCCTGGGGCTGGTCGCCTACCAGACCTTCACAGCGGCCCTGCCCGAGACGGCGAGCCTGGCTCCGCTGCGCGAATACGGCGTGCTTCGCTATGTGCCGCAGGCGGAGACCGGCGGACCGCTCATGGTGATTGTTACGTCCATGCTTCTGCTCGCCGCCGGCCTCATTCTGGCCTTCCGGCAGCGGTGGATCTGGATGGCCGCCGGGACCGCTGCGCTGTTCGTCGGCCGGATGATCCCGCTGCCCTTCGAGAGCTCCGCGCTGACCAACATCTACGAGCTGATCCTTATCGTGTCCCTGTGGGTCACGGCAAGGCATCAGGACCACAGCAGCCGATGGACCGTGCGGTAACTCCGCAGAACAAAAACAGCCCGCAGAACAAAGGCTTAGGCATCTTCGTTCTGCGGGCTGCCGTGTTCCAGGCTACAAATAGGGCTCTACGATCTTCCGGATTCGCTCCAGGCCTTCCCACATATCTCCCGGCCCGTCATAGATGAGTACGACCGCGCCGTTATAACCTGCGGCTCTTACCTGCTCCAGGCAGCGGAGATACTCCTCTTCGTCGGGGAAGCCGTTCTCATCGTAATTCGCCTTCGCATGCACGGAGACGCTCCCCGGGATGGCCGCCGCCAGCTCCTCGTACTTGGCCGGCGACTTGAAGTTGCCGAAGTCGGTGATGAAGCCGACCTGCTCTCCCGCCAGGGAGCGCAGCTTCAGGCAGCTGTCCGCCGTGGAGGTGAGCGGCTTGAAATTCTCCGTGACGACGCGCACGCCGTGCTCCGAAGCATACGCTGCCAGGCTGGCCAGCGTCCCGGCGCTGAGGCGGAGCGCCTCTTCGTCGTCCGGCTGGGCCTCTCCCGCTACCACGCGGATCTGCTTCGCCCCGGCAAGAGAGGCATAGCCGATCCAGCGCCGGATGAACTCGACGTCCGCGGCGCGGCGCCGCTCATCCCCGCTCGTCAGATCGCCGTAGTCGAGCAGCAGCGTATCGAACGAGATGCCCGCGGCGGCGAAGGCTTCCCTCAGCCGGCCGAGATAAGCCGGGTCCGTGGCAGGGAAGTGGAAGTGGCACACTTCCAGCGCCGCGTAGCCCCGGCCCGCTGCCTCCCGGGGCAGCTCGAGCAGGCTCAGCACCTCGGGCTGTTCCTGCTCGAGCGTGACGTGCGTGCCGGTCTCCGCATCCCACTGCGTCCAGCGCAGCGGTCCGAGCAAGCGGTGCAGACTCCAGGTACTTACGGACAAGTAAGACATCGTAACAAGCCTCCCTATACAGAGCGTTCGAATGGAATACACCACGTTGTATTCCACGCCCGGTTGGAATATCCTGCCTGCAGACGTTGGCTGTCTTAGCTGCCCGAGCAGGCCATCGTTTTCCAGCCGTTGGTTTCGATAGGTTCTTCTAGAGGATTCAGAGGACAAAGCTGCCCGATGTCCGGCAGGCCACCTGTAAATACACTGCGGTAAGTCACTGTCCGTTCCCCATCACGAAACGTCAGGTTCGCATGGCCGCCGCACACGCAGGCATCATCATAAAACGCATTGACGCTGTCATATCCCACTAGGTAGAACCCCTGCTCCTTCAAGCCCCGCATCCGTTCGATCCAGGCTTTCCGGTGCGCTTCCCGCTTCTCAGGGTCGTCCGCATAGGAGTGCGCCGTGGCAATCGCCGCCGCTTCCTCCCACTTCTGCTCCACCATCAGGTCCAGAAAGCGCTCCGCATTCCTGCCGGCCTGCCACATGTTCACCCCGACCCAGCCGTAATAGGCAATAATGAAAACCCCATAGAGCAGCAGCAGTCCCCCAATGATATTCCTCACGTATCTCACTCGGCTCATCCTTCTGTCCCGAGGGCCAGGCAGCCTGTCTATAGAGGCAGGCCGCCCCGGGTCTCCTCCTGTGATCTTTGCTGGCTTCATCATACCTTATACCGGGATGGAATATCCCCTGATAAAACCAGCATATGTCCCAAGCGTCACCCTGCCGCAGCCGTTTTGTCCGCCACGTACTGGATATCCGTCCGATCGATCCGGCCGTCCCGGTTCAGGTCGAACTGCGGTTCGTAGCCCGCCTGCTCCGCTGTCTGCCCGTAATGCCCCGAGATTCGGACGAGATCGCTCAGTCCGACCCGGCCGTCGCCGTCAAAGTCCCCGGCCCCTACGTTCACCTTCAGCACGACCGCCGTACCCAGCGGGGTGACCACTCCCCGGCTGTTCGAAACAGCGGAGTCGGCAAGCAGCCGGATCTCGCTCTCCCCTGCCTTGAGTGCCGTGAACTTCAGGGTAATCAGATTCGCACGTCCGCTCCGGCCCGGCACATCGCCCAGCAGGGAACCGGTGAGCTTGGCCCGTCCTGCAGCCGAAGCCACTCTGCCGAACACGGCATTCTCCTGCTCCCGGCCGAAGTCCGGATGCAGCCCGGTCTGCATCAGCTTCAGCCGGGACGGATCGTACTCCAGCTTCGCCAGGAAGCCGTAGAGATCCTGCGCCCCTTCCGCTTTCACCGTCACTTCCAGCACGGATCCGGCTTCCACCATGCCCTTCTTGGCCTGCAGGCCGAGCAGGCCCGCCGGTCCCGGCTCGGGGCCATATGCGGAAGTCGTGACCGTGACGCTCGGGTTGTTCAGGCTCACATTCCCCGCCGCATCGCGGGCTTTCAGAGTGAACACATAGACGGTCTCCGGCGAAAGACCCGAGGCCCGGTAGCTGTACACCGCTCCGCTGACCGTATCCAGCAGCTCCTCGTTCCTGTAGATCTCATAGGCGGTCACGCCCTTGAGATCCGAGGCCGGAACCCAGCGCAGCTCGGCCGCCGCATAGGTTACGCCGCTGACGGTCACGGCTTCCCCGGAAGGCCACTCGGGTGCCGCCGTATCTTCCGGCTCGGGCTCCTGTCCTGTCGTGAAGGACACGGAAGGGTTAGCCGTACTCCGGTTGCCTGCAGCGTCTTCCGCCGCCAGGCTGAACGTATAGGCTGTCCCCGGCTGCAGGCCGCTTACCCCATAGGTCGCCGCCGTGACGGGAAGCTCGGCGGTTCTCGCTCCGTTCTGCAGCAGGATGTACTTCGCAACCCCTACGTTATCCGATGCAGGCCGCCAAGCCAGCCTGGCTGTCGAATAGGTCACGTCCGTCACGGTGAGTTCGCTGCCGGCCGGCCACACGGGCGCCTGTGTATCCGCGGGTTCTCCGGTTCGGATCTTGAACAGCGTGTTCCCCAGCAGACCGTACCATGTGCCGTCCCTTTGAACCAGCTTTTTCATAGAGGCAAATTCCAGCACGGGTTTATCACTGCCAGGCGTGTAATAGAAGGTCTTTCCGTTCACGGAATAGAATAAAGCTCCGTTCGCCCCAAGCCCCTGGATTCGTTTGGTTTCGCCGAGCGTATAGGTCAGCTGACGGTCCTCGCCCTGCGGAGATTGAAGGACCACCTGCTCATGGGATCCCATGGAGGATTTCTTCAGATAGGCGGTCCACCCTCCGCGGGTCACGGCTCTCTTTTCGAAATCGGGTTCATATAACCCATAGGACAGCGAGGTCTGCTGCCCGGACTTCACGTCGTACTTCGAGGCCCCTACGGAAGAATAAATCAATACGATATCCCCGTCCACCTGGAACGCTTCGATGTTGAACCCTAATGCCGATGAACCCATATGGGTAATGGTTCCATCCTTCTTGGACAATCCGAACCCATAGTAAGTGGAGAACCAGACGTCTCCTTCCGGGGTAAGCTCCGCCTTAAGGACGGAGGGAAGGTGCGGATACCCGCTTACGATCTCCCGAGTTTCGCCTGTAACCCTATGCTTCACCAGGAGCTTGCCTGAGTCATAATACATCATGTAGCTCCCTCTCCACTGCACGCTTCCGATCTGGGTCACCTCCCCGTCCTTCCATTGGTAGGTAGGCCCGTCGTAGGAAGAATCCTTGTCTTTCACCGTGAAGATGACCTGCCCGTACTGCAGCGATGCGGAATGGAACAGCTGGTTCGCACCTGCGGTATGGATCAGCGTCTCTCCGCCGCCCGCCCGGTTCTTGAGCTTGAGCTCCTTCTGAGGGGTCAGGTACAGGTAATGCACTGCATCAAAATCCAGCAGTTCACCCTCCACCTGCCCCACCTTCACTGCGTGCTCGCTGTTATGGGTATAAAATTGGCTCGACTCCTTAACCTGCCTACCCGAGCTGTCTTCGGCGGTCACCGTGATGTCGAGCAGCTGCCCGTCATAATCGCTGAGCAGGATCCATTTGTCCAAGCTGCCGGCTCCCGTGCTGTTGTATATTCCTTTGCCTTGAGAGGAGACGGATATGCGGACCTTGGGTGCACCCAAATCATCGCTCGCGGAAGCCTTGATGTGCAGCGGACTTTTCACTACGGAGAGGTTCGCCGGCAGCTGCGTCTTCAGGACCGGGTAATGATCGTGCTGGAACGCGAGCACAGCTTCTCCCTTATTCCCGAAGTGATCTACAGCCGTGACCTTCACCGTCTTCTTTCCCTTAGGCAAGCCCGAGAGAGACAGCTCGCCTTCCCAGTAGCAGCGGGTGGACAGGATACAGTGCGGATACATGATCGCTGTCCGTCCCTCCACCTCCATCACGACTTCCTTCAATTCGACGCTAAAATCAATGTCTCCCACAC containing:
- a CDS encoding NucA/NucB deoxyribonuclease domain-containing protein yields the protein MTAALAGGLFTLHTSQAAAAGEYDAVLYFPFNKYPYTGDHIRDAIAAGHPDVCTIDRDGADENRAESLQGIPTKTGYDRDEWPMAMCEEGGAGADVRYVPYSDNRGSGSWVGNQLSVYPDGTRIKFIMSYN
- a CDS encoding competence protein ComJ; this translates as MSDPLQTWPKQELLISYAQLAVYASGLSNPFPEWTDRHLRQGFAWRPGSVSFAALEDVHSEIMVSLGGKPAPDRDAVRAISVPFTVTGGGGITVSSILSRSYSYDLPHGSYELLFQAVPLPAPEPKAPKVRYLLHFTPNAQAEAQILKRDQTLAPTLPLLMEAEPAVS
- a CDS encoding sugar phosphate isomerase/epimerase family protein yields the protein MSYLSVSTWSLHRLLGPLRWTQWDAETGTHVTLEQEQPEVLSLLELPREAAGRGYAALEVCHFHFPATDPAYLGRLREAFAAAGISFDTLLLDYGDLTSGDERRRAADVEFIRRWIGYASLAGAKQIRVVAGEAQPDDEEALRLSAGTLASLAAYASEHGVRVVTENFKPLTSTADSCLKLRSLAGEQVGFITDFGNFKSPAKYEELAAAIPGSVSVHAKANYDENGFPDEEEYLRCLEQVRAAGYNGAVVLIYDGPGDMWEGLERIRKIVEPYL
- a CDS encoding fibronectin type III domain-containing protein, coding for MKPYRRLLFTICCLFLMMLVPLSASAEEHTVTVSKLSAEIPSNDKLVVRVGDIDFSVELKEVVMEVEGRTAIMYPHCILSTRCYWEGELSLSGLPKGKKTVKVTAVDHFGNKGEAVLAFQHDHYPVLKTQLPANLSVVKSPLHIKASASDDLGAPKVRISVSSQGKGIYNSTGAGSLDKWILLSDYDGQLLDITVTAEDSSGRQVKESSQFYTHNSEHAVKVGQVEGELLDFDAVHYLYLTPQKELKLKNRAGGGETLIHTAGANQLFHSASLQYGQVIFTVKDKDSSYDGPTYQWKDGEVTQIGSVQWRGSYMMYYDSGKLLVKHRVTGETREIVSGYPHLPSVLKAELTPEGDVWFSTYYGFGLSKKDGTITHMGSSALGFNIEAFQVDGDIVLIYSSVGASKYDVKSGQQTSLSYGLYEPDFEKRAVTRGGWTAYLKKSSMGSHEQVVLQSPQGEDRQLTYTLGETKRIQGLGANGALFYSVNGKTFYYTPGSDKPVLEFASMKKLVQRDGTWYGLLGNTLFKIRTGEPADTQAPVWPAGSELTVTDVTYSTARLAWRPASDNVGVAKYILLQNGARTAELPVTAATYGVSGLQPGTAYTFSLAAEDAAGNRSTANPSVSFTTGQEPEPEDTAAPEWPSGEAVTVSGVTYAAAELRWVPASDLKGVTAYEIYRNEELLDTVSGAVYSYRASGLSPETVYVFTLKARDAAGNVSLNNPSVTVTTSAYGPEPGPAGLLGLQAKKGMVEAGSVLEVTVKAEGAQDLYGFLAKLEYDPSRLKLMQTGLHPDFGREQENAVFGRVASAAGRAKLTGSLLGDVPGRSGRANLITLKFTALKAGESEIRLLADSAVSNSRGVVTPLGTAVVLKVNVGAGDFDGDGRVGLSDLVRISGHYGQTAEQAGYEPQFDLNRDGRIDRTDIQYVADKTAAAG